In a single window of the Bradyrhizobium erythrophlei genome:
- a CDS encoding EF-hand domain-containing protein yields the protein MDISGVGAAGAMHAVSGASSSGPPQQKMSGLYDSIDTSGSGSITQSQFEQAFQTKNPPAVFQNQRADAIFSALDPGGTGSVSKQDFVSGMSKLMASLRADNAGQTASPSSQPSASLAASVQSLNQIGKASPQQTQLPGSLINLQA from the coding sequence ATGGATATCTCCGGCGTGGGCGCGGCAGGCGCCATGCATGCGGTTTCCGGCGCGAGCTCGAGCGGGCCGCCGCAACAGAAAATGTCAGGCCTTTACGACTCGATCGACACCAGCGGCTCTGGCAGCATCACGCAGAGCCAGTTCGAACAGGCCTTTCAGACCAAGAACCCGCCGGCCGTTTTCCAGAACCAGCGCGCGGACGCCATTTTCTCCGCTCTCGATCCCGGCGGCACCGGCAGCGTTTCCAAGCAGGATTTCGTCTCGGGAATGTCGAAGCTGATGGCCTCGCTGCGCGCCGATAATGCCGGGCAGACCGCATCGCCATCATCGCAACCCTCCGCCTCGCTGGCAGCGAGTGTGCAATCGCTCAACCAGATCGGCAAGGCATCGCCGCAGCAGACCCAGTTGCCGGGTTCCTTGATCAATCTCCAGGCATGA
- the flhB gene encoding flagellar biosynthesis protein FlhB — protein sequence MADEDDSADKTQDPTQKRLDDAHDRGDVAKSQEINTWFVIAGGTLVLSTFSGSIGSGIEVPMRNLIANSWMIHADGPGLLALAHSLEFILIGVLGVPFLMLAIAAIAGNMIQHRLVWSGESLKPKFSKISPAAGAKRIFGKQAAANFGKGLFKVIALGAVMTAILWPERLRLESFMHFDPAMLLGATSSLTVHLLGAVVAMLAVVAIADFFFQYRQWYDRQKMSLQEMKEEFKQSEGDPHVKNRIRQLRHARMKKRMMAAVPKASVIITNPTHYAVALSYERGMSAPLCVAKGVDLVALKIREIAGEHDIPIVENVPLARALYATVEIDDEIPVEHYHAVAEIIGYVMGLRRGLSGRRA from the coding sequence ATGGCCGACGAAGACGACTCAGCAGACAAAACACAAGACCCTACGCAAAAACGTCTGGATGATGCCCACGACCGCGGCGATGTCGCGAAAAGCCAGGAAATCAACACCTGGTTCGTGATTGCCGGCGGGACGCTGGTGCTGTCGACGTTTTCCGGATCGATCGGCTCCGGGATCGAAGTGCCGATGCGCAACCTGATCGCCAATTCCTGGATGATCCACGCCGACGGGCCCGGCCTGCTGGCGCTGGCGCACAGCCTGGAATTTATCCTGATCGGGGTCCTCGGCGTACCGTTTCTGATGCTGGCGATCGCGGCGATCGCCGGCAACATGATACAGCACCGGCTGGTGTGGTCGGGCGAGTCGCTCAAGCCGAAATTCAGCAAGATCTCGCCCGCAGCCGGCGCCAAGCGGATTTTCGGCAAGCAGGCGGCGGCGAATTTCGGCAAAGGCCTTTTCAAGGTGATCGCGCTCGGCGCGGTAATGACGGCGATCCTGTGGCCGGAGCGCCTTCGCCTCGAATCGTTCATGCATTTCGACCCGGCCATGCTGCTGGGAGCTACCAGCAGCCTGACGGTCCATCTGCTGGGCGCGGTGGTGGCGATGCTCGCGGTTGTCGCGATCGCGGACTTTTTCTTCCAGTACCGGCAATGGTACGACCGGCAGAAGATGTCGCTGCAGGAAATGAAGGAAGAGTTCAAGCAATCCGAAGGCGACCCGCACGTCAAGAACCGGATCAGGCAGCTGCGGCATGCGCGGATGAAAAAGCGGATGATGGCCGCGGTTCCCAAGGCCTCGGTGATCATCACCAACCCGACCCATTACGCGGTGGCGCTGTCGTATGAGCGCGGCATGTCGGCGCCGCTGTGCGTGGCCAAGGGCGTCGATCTGGTCGCGCTGAAGATCAGGGAAATCGCCGGCGAACATGACATTCCCATCGTCGAGAATGTACCGCTGGCGAGGGCCCTGTATGCCACCGTGGAGATCGACGACGAGATCCCGGTGGAACATTATCACGCGGTCGCCGAAATTATCGGCTACGTGATGGGCCTCCGGCGCGGGCTTTCCGGCCGGCGGGCGTGA
- a CDS encoding fumarate hydratase codes for MNAPTAFPDPKPVPPYKHTPLFPLGPDTTPYKKITTEGVRVEKVLGKDMLVVSREALRALSEAAFGDINHYLRPGHLKQLRSILDDKEASDNDKFVAFDFLKNANIAAGGVLPMCQDTGTAIIMGKKGFRVITDGDDEAALSEGARDAYLRRNLRYSQVAPLSMYEEKNTANNMPAQCEIYAEGDDAYKFMFMAKGGGSANKSFLFQATPSVLTRDRMLAFLKEKVLTLGTAACPPYHLAIVIGGTSAELCMKTVKLASARYLDALPTHGSADGNAFRDLEMEQEILAMTQSLGVGAQFGGKYFCHDVRVIRLPRHGASLPIGLGVSCSADRQVLGKITKDGVYLEELEHNPAQYLPAVEQALGGEVVKIDLNRPMKEILATLSKYPTKTRLSLTGTMIVARDSAHAKLRERLEKGEPLPDYFKNHPVYYAGPAKTPDGYASGAFGPTTAGRMDSFVDQFQAAGGSMVMVAKGNRAVAVREACKKHGGFYLGSIGGAAANLAEHCIKKVEVVEYPELGMEAIWRIEVEDFPAFIIIDDKGNDFFKELNLG; via the coding sequence ATGAACGCCCCGACCGCCTTCCCCGACCCGAAACCCGTTCCGCCCTACAAGCACACGCCGCTGTTTCCGCTCGGGCCGGACACCACGCCGTACAAGAAGATCACGACCGAGGGCGTGCGGGTCGAGAAGGTGCTGGGCAAGGACATGCTGGTGGTGTCGCGCGAGGCACTGCGGGCGCTGAGTGAGGCCGCGTTCGGCGACATCAATCATTATCTGCGGCCGGGGCACCTGAAGCAGTTGCGCAGCATCCTCGACGACAAGGAGGCCAGCGACAACGACAAGTTCGTCGCGTTCGATTTTTTGAAGAACGCCAACATCGCCGCCGGCGGCGTATTGCCGATGTGCCAGGACACCGGCACCGCCATCATCATGGGCAAGAAGGGTTTTCGCGTTATCACCGACGGCGACGACGAGGCGGCGCTCTCGGAAGGTGCGCGCGACGCTTACTTGCGCCGCAACCTGCGTTATTCGCAGGTGGCGCCGCTGTCGATGTATGAGGAGAAGAACACCGCCAACAACATGCCGGCGCAATGCGAGATCTATGCCGAAGGCGATGATGCCTACAAGTTCATGTTCATGGCCAAGGGCGGCGGCTCCGCCAACAAGAGCTTCCTGTTCCAGGCGACGCCCTCGGTGCTGACGCGGGACCGTATGCTGGCGTTCCTGAAAGAGAAGGTGCTGACGCTCGGCACCGCGGCGTGCCCGCCCTATCATCTGGCGATCGTGATCGGCGGCACCTCGGCCGAACTCTGCATGAAGACCGTAAAACTCGCCTCCGCGCGATATCTCGACGCGCTGCCGACCCACGGCTCGGCCGACGGCAACGCGTTCCGCGATCTCGAGATGGAGCAGGAAATCCTTGCCATGACGCAGTCGCTCGGCGTCGGCGCGCAGTTCGGCGGCAAATATTTTTGCCACGACGTGCGGGTGATCCGGCTGCCGCGCCACGGCGCCTCGCTGCCGATCGGACTTGGCGTATCCTGCTCGGCGGACCGCCAGGTGCTCGGCAAGATCACCAAAGACGGCGTCTATCTCGAAGAGCTTGAACACAACCCCGCGCAATACCTGCCGGCCGTGGAGCAGGCGCTCGGCGGCGAGGTGGTTAAAATCGATCTCAACCGGCCGATGAAGGAAATTCTCGCGACGCTTTCAAAATATCCGACCAAGACGCGGCTGTCGCTGACCGGCACCATGATCGTCGCGCGGGATTCGGCGCATGCCAAATTGCGTGAGCGGCTGGAGAAGGGCGAACCGCTGCCGGATTATTTCAAGAACCATCCGGTCTACTACGCGGGGCCCGCCAAGACGCCGGACGGCTACGCCTCCGGCGCGTTCGGCCCGACCACCGCGGGGCGGATGGATTCCTTCGTCGACCAGTTCCAGGCGGCGGGCGGATCGATGGTGATGGTGGCCAAGGGCAACCGCGCGGTCGCGGTGCGCGAGGCCTGCAAGAAGCACGGCGGATTTTATCTGGGCTCGATCGGCGGTGCCGCGGCCAACCTCGCCGAACACTGCATCAAGAAGGTCGAAGTGGTGGAATATCCCGAACTCGGCATGGAAGCGATCTGGCGCATCGAGGTCGAGGATTTCCCGGCCTTCATCATCATCGACGACAAGGGCAATGATTTCTTCAAGGAATTGAATCTGGGGTGA
- a CDS encoding Tim44 domain-containing protein codes for MTFTQRARGAFQAIAVVLSLALPLISAISPADARVGGGFSSGSRGSRTFSAPPSTSTAPGSASPFNRTITQPGSPGVGAPAGGGFFNSPGRGMLGGLAAGFLGAGLLGMLFGGGMFSGIGGLSSIFGLILQIGLIVIVIRMAMSWWQRRHANPAYAGASPASAGAQSSFRSGTGFGLGSTSAPLEIVPADYEAFERLLGDIQAAWSDEDVARLHTLATPEMVSYFTADLQQNRARNVINKVSNLKLLQGDLAEAWREGDTDYASVAMRYALVDKTTDRTTGRLVEGSDAPTEATEVWTFVRPRGANWELSAIQQT; via the coding sequence ATGACGTTCACGCAGCGCGCTCGCGGCGCCTTCCAGGCGATCGCCGTCGTTTTATCGCTCGCGTTACCCTTGATCTCGGCGATCTCGCCGGCCGACGCCCGGGTCGGCGGCGGCTTCAGCTCGGGTTCCCGCGGCTCGCGAACCTTTTCCGCGCCGCCGAGCACCTCCACGGCACCGGGTTCGGCGTCACCTTTCAACCGCACCATCACCCAGCCGGGCAGCCCGGGTGTGGGCGCGCCCGCGGGCGGCGGATTCTTCAACAGCCCGGGCAGGGGCATGCTCGGCGGCCTCGCCGCGGGCTTTCTCGGGGCCGGCCTGCTCGGCATGTTGTTCGGCGGCGGAATGTTCAGCGGCATCGGCGGATTGTCGTCGATCTTCGGGCTGATCCTGCAGATCGGTTTGATCGTCATCGTCATTCGGATGGCCATGTCGTGGTGGCAGCGCCGTCACGCCAACCCCGCTTATGCCGGCGCATCCCCCGCAAGCGCAGGCGCACAATCAAGCTTCCGCTCCGGCACGGGTTTCGGGCTGGGATCGACCAGCGCGCCGCTTGAGATTGTGCCGGCCGATTACGAGGCCTTCGAGCGCTTGCTGGGCGATATTCAAGCCGCCTGGTCGGACGAGGATGTCGCCAGACTGCATACGCTGGCGACGCCCGAAATGGTGTCTTACTTCACCGCCGATCTCCAACAGAACCGCGCCCGCAACGTCATCAACAAGGTCTCCAACCTGAAGCTGCTGCAGGGCGACCTCGCCGAAGCCTGGCGCGAGGGCGACACCGATTATGCCAGCGTGGCGATGCGCTACGCGCTGGTCGACAAGACCACCGACCGTACTACCGGCCGGCTGGTCGAGGGCAGCGACGCGCCGACCGAGGCCACCGAAGTCTGGACCTTCGTGCGGCCGCGCGGGGCCAACTGGGAACTGTCGGCGATCCAGCAGACCTGA
- a CDS encoding FAD:protein FMN transferase: MSLVTYRFHAMASDCAVHVQADTPAASTMIALAAEGEVRRIEARYSRYRGDSELARINRVAAVGGTTNVDAETAGLVAYAKACFASSEGAFDITSGLLRQAWNFSGSRLPAQQEIDALLLRIGLDKVTLSDGRLSFAQAGMELDLGGLGKEYAADRAAEVCCDLGARHGFVNLGGDIRVIGPQFDGQPWRVGIRDPRDGAAVVAEVELHGGALATSGDYERFIEVKGRRYCHILDPRTGWPAQGLSSVTVISDRCLVGGTLATSAMLRGRSGAAWLASLGVRHIVIDDLRRCSGTEPLQIMPGD, encoded by the coding sequence GTGTCGCTCGTCACGTACCGGTTTCATGCCATGGCGTCCGATTGCGCCGTTCACGTGCAGGCGGACACCCCGGCGGCCTCGACCATGATTGCCCTTGCCGCGGAGGGTGAAGTGAGACGAATCGAGGCGCGCTATTCGCGCTACCGTGGCGACAGCGAGTTGGCGCGGATCAATCGCGTTGCGGCCGTGGGCGGCACCACCAATGTCGATGCGGAGACGGCGGGTCTCGTCGCCTACGCCAAGGCGTGCTTTGCGAGCAGCGAGGGCGCGTTCGACATCACGTCAGGGCTCCTGCGCCAGGCCTGGAATTTTTCGGGCTCGCGGCTGCCGGCGCAACAGGAAATAGACGCTCTGCTGCTGCGCATTGGGCTCGACAAGGTCACCTTGTCGGACGGCCGTCTCTCGTTCGCGCAAGCCGGCATGGAGCTCGATCTCGGCGGTCTCGGCAAGGAATACGCGGCCGATCGCGCGGCAGAAGTCTGTTGCGACCTCGGCGCGCGCCACGGCTTCGTCAATCTCGGCGGCGACATCCGCGTGATCGGTCCGCAGTTCGACGGTCAGCCATGGCGGGTTGGTATCCGCGATCCGCGCGATGGCGCCGCGGTGGTGGCGGAGGTCGAACTCCATGGCGGCGCGCTTGCAACCAGCGGCGACTATGAACGCTTCATCGAGGTGAAGGGACGGCGCTATTGTCACATCCTCGATCCCCGGACCGGATGGCCGGCGCAGGGGTTGTCATCGGTGACAGTCATTTCCGACCGTTGCCTGGTCGGGGGAACTCTTGCGACGTCGGCGATGTTGAGGGGCCGCAGTGGGGCTGCCTGGCTCGCAAGCCTCGGCGTTCGCCATATCGTCATCGACGATCTCAGGCGCTGCAGCGGCACCGAACCGCTTCAGATCATGCCTGGAGATTGA
- a CDS encoding glutathione S-transferase: protein MRYELYYWPGIQGRGEFVRLALEEAGADYADVTRGERGMAAMMKMMEARSGTPPFAPPFLKAEKLLIGQTANILLYLGSRHGLAPKAEAGKLWIHQLQLTVTDLVLEIHDTHHPLGPSLYYEDQRGPAKKRSEEFWKERLPKYLGYFEGILKSSSGAWLTGRRLTYADLSLFQIVEGLRYAFPKRMKAFERGIPGLVGLHDRVAARPNIKAYLASDRRFAFNEDGIFRRYKALDV, encoded by the coding sequence ATGCGCTACGAACTCTATTACTGGCCGGGCATTCAGGGCCGCGGCGAATTTGTCCGCCTCGCGCTGGAAGAAGCGGGCGCCGACTATGCCGATGTCACGCGCGGCGAACGCGGCATGGCCGCGATGATGAAAATGATGGAGGCGCGCAGCGGCACGCCGCCGTTCGCGCCGCCGTTTCTGAAAGCCGAGAAGCTCCTGATCGGGCAGACCGCCAATATCCTGCTCTATCTCGGATCGCGCCATGGGCTGGCGCCGAAGGCGGAAGCAGGAAAGCTGTGGATACATCAGCTGCAACTCACGGTCACGGATCTGGTGCTGGAAATTCACGACACCCATCATCCGCTCGGCCCGTCGCTGTACTACGAGGACCAGCGTGGCCCGGCCAAAAAACGCAGCGAGGAATTCTGGAAGGAACGCTTGCCGAAATATCTTGGATATTTCGAGGGAATATTAAAGAGCAGCAGCGGCGCATGGCTGACCGGTCGCAGGCTGACCTACGCGGACTTGTCGCTGTTCCAGATCGTGGAGGGGCTGCGCTACGCATTCCCCAAGCGCATGAAGGCGTTCGAGCGCGGGATTCCCGGGCTGGTCGGCCTGCACGACCGCGTCGCCGCCAGGCCCAACATCAAGGCCTATCTCGCGAGCGACCGCCGCTTCGCCTTCAACGAGGACGGCATTTTCCGGCGCTACAAGGCGCTGGACGTTTAG
- a CDS encoding GFA family protein, with product MPDTRTYTGGCHCGMVRFECTTDLAMVTSCNCSICTKKGLHFAFLAPKSFVLRAGEDNLREYLFNKHAIRHQLCIDCGVDVFARGSKPDGTEVVALNVSCIDGIELAKLAMTPVDGRNR from the coding sequence ATGCCCGACACCAGGACCTATACCGGCGGCTGCCACTGCGGCATGGTGCGCTTCGAATGCACCACCGACCTTGCGATGGTGACCTCCTGCAATTGCTCGATCTGCACCAAGAAAGGCCTGCATTTCGCATTCCTGGCGCCAAAGAGTTTTGTGCTGCGCGCCGGCGAGGACAATTTGCGGGAATATCTGTTCAACAAGCACGCCATCCGGCATCAGCTCTGCATCGACTGCGGCGTCGACGTGTTCGCGCGCGGCAGCAAGCCCGACGGCACCGAAGTGGTGGCGCTCAACGTTAGCTGCATCGACGGGATCGAGCTTGCAAAACTGGCGATGACGCCGGTCGATGGAAGGAACCGGTGA
- the cckA gene encoding cell cycle histidine kinase CckA, with the protein MTADTDHDPPRERVTAPEPARRSGSIVLVLLVAFGIVAVAVALMTIGRSRAEPYILGLLALLAMVGLFNLFAFAAGIIRFADRAADDPVLGRIADQADDGLAVTDPRGHVVYSNAAYLALTGAATAQEARPVERVFIGNPDVSEAVFRLLKAAREGKRQQEEVRIAGHDGNHGRWLRMRVRPLSDSKRRAKYAVWSIADITRDRERQEDVFQELQHAIEYLDHAPCGFFSVNAAGDLVYVNATLANWLDYDLAEIGSGGLKLTDIVSGDGAALLTSIPPVPGEVKTEVFDIDLRMRGGKTMPVRLYHKLAFGADGVPGASRTLVISRARDERPDPQRAAEVRFMRFFDHTPMAIATVDRSGAVVRANARFAKLAQGLGPDGAAGKSIFRTVNPRDRGLLIAAINQAAEGQGDIPPVEAMLDGAKERWAQFFVTAVEEDERETEAAIVYMLETTERRALENQINQSQKMDMVGQLAGGIAHDFNNVLSAIMMANDFLLNAHKPTDPSFQDIMQIKQNATRAATLVRQLLAFSRRQTLRPQVLDLGDALSDLTMLLRRLIGEKVKLDLVHGRDLWPVKVDVSQFEQVIVNLAVNARDAMSEGGKLTVRTANVTSEESADLAYKGMPAADYVRIDVTDTGTGIPPDIVDKIFEPFFSTKEVGKGTGLGLSTVYGIVKQTGGFIYVDSEAGNGTSFHIFLPRHHLEQEAQPDAAAANGTAKEPPAETKPRADLTGQGTILLVEDEEGLRSLNARGLRSRGYSVIEASNGIEALEALELQNGAVDLVVSDVVMPEMDGPTLLKTMRGRNPDLKIIFVSGYAEDAFEKSLPENQQFAFLPKPFTLSQLVAAVKETMTPS; encoded by the coding sequence ATGACCGCCGATACTGACCACGACCCACCGCGAGAGCGCGTCACCGCCCCCGAGCCGGCGCGGCGTAGCGGCAGCATCGTTCTGGTGCTGCTGGTGGCCTTCGGCATCGTCGCGGTGGCGGTCGCGCTGATGACCATCGGCCGCTCGCGGGCGGAGCCTTATATCCTCGGGCTGCTGGCGCTGCTGGCGATGGTCGGCCTGTTCAACCTGTTCGCGTTCGCGGCGGGGATTATTCGTTTCGCCGACCGTGCCGCCGATGATCCGGTGCTGGGCCGCATCGCCGATCAGGCTGACGACGGCCTCGCGGTCACCGACCCCCGCGGTCACGTGGTCTACTCCAACGCCGCCTATCTGGCGCTGACGGGAGCTGCGACCGCGCAGGAGGCGCGCCCGGTCGAGCGGGTTTTTATCGGCAACCCCGATGTGTCGGAGGCGGTGTTTCGCCTGCTCAAGGCGGCGCGCGAGGGCAAGCGGCAGCAGGAAGAAGTCCGCATCGCCGGTCACGACGGTAACCATGGCCGCTGGCTGCGGATGCGGGTTCGCCCGCTCAGCGACAGCAAACGCCGAGCCAAATACGCGGTGTGGTCGATCGCCGACATCACCCGCGACCGCGAACGGCAGGAAGATGTGTTCCAGGAACTGCAGCACGCGATCGAATATCTCGATCATGCGCCTTGCGGGTTCTTCTCGGTCAATGCCGCCGGCGACCTCGTCTATGTCAACGCCACGCTGGCGAACTGGCTCGATTACGATCTCGCCGAGATCGGATCGGGCGGCCTGAAGCTGACCGACATCGTTTCGGGCGACGGTGCGGCGCTGCTGACATCGATTCCGCCGGTGCCCGGCGAAGTCAAAACCGAGGTGTTCGACATCGATCTGCGGATGCGCGGCGGCAAGACCATGCCGGTGCGGCTCTATCACAAGCTGGCATTCGGCGCGGACGGCGTGCCAGGCGCGTCGCGCACGCTGGTGATCAGCCGTGCGCGCGACGAGCGCCCCGACCCGCAGCGCGCCGCCGAAGTCCGCTTCATGCGCTTCTTCGATCATACCCCGATGGCGATCGCGACCGTGGACCGCTCGGGCGCGGTGGTCCGCGCCAATGCCCGGTTCGCCAAGCTGGCGCAAGGACTGGGCCCCGATGGCGCGGCCGGCAAGTCGATCTTCAGAACGGTCAACCCGCGCGACCGCGGCCTGCTGATCGCGGCCATCAACCAGGCGGCGGAGGGGCAGGGCGACATTCCGCCGGTCGAGGCGATGCTCGACGGCGCCAAGGAGCGATGGGCGCAGTTCTTCGTCACCGCGGTCGAGGAAGATGAGCGCGAGACCGAGGCCGCCATCGTCTACATGCTGGAGACCACCGAGCGGCGGGCGCTGGAGAACCAGATCAACCAGTCGCAGAAGATGGACATGGTCGGCCAGCTCGCCGGCGGCATCGCGCACGATTTCAACAATGTGCTCTCCGCCATCATGATGGCGAACGACTTCCTGCTGAACGCGCACAAGCCGACCGATCCCTCGTTCCAGGACATCATGCAGATCAAGCAGAACGCGACCCGCGCGGCGACGCTGGTGCGGCAGTTGCTGGCGTTCTCGCGCCGCCAGACCCTGCGGCCGCAGGTGCTCGATCTCGGCGACGCCTTGAGTGATCTCACCATGCTGCTGCGCCGCCTGATCGGCGAGAAGGTCAAGCTCGATCTGGTGCACGGCCGCGATCTGTGGCCGGTGAAAGTCGACGTCTCGCAGTTCGAACAGGTGATCGTCAATCTGGCGGTCAACGCCCGCGACGCGATGTCCGAGGGCGGCAAATTGACGGTGCGAACCGCCAACGTGACCTCGGAGGAATCCGCCGATCTCGCCTACAAGGGCATGCCGGCGGCGGACTATGTGCGGATCGATGTCACCGATACCGGCACCGGCATTCCGCCCGATATCGTCGACAAGATCTTCGAGCCGTTTTTCTCGACCAAGGAAGTCGGTAAGGGCACCGGCCTCGGACTATCGACGGTGTACGGCATCGTCAAACAGACCGGCGGTTTCATCTATGTGGACTCCGAAGCCGGCAACGGCACCTCGTTCCACATCTTTCTGCCGCGGCATCATCTCGAGCAGGAGGCCCAGCCCGACGCCGCCGCCGCCAACGGCACCGCCAAAGAGCCGCCGGCGGAGACGAAGCCCCGTGCCGATCTGACCGGGCAGGGCACCATTCTGCTGGTTGAAGACGAGGAAGGCCTCCGCTCGCTGAATGCGCGCGGCTTGCGCTCGCGCGGCTACAGCGTGATCGAGGCGTCGAACGGCATCGAGGCGCTGGAAGCGCTGGAGCTTCAGAACGGCGCCGTCGATCTCGTCGTTTCCGACGTGGTGATGCCGGAGATGGATGGCCCGACCCTGCTCAAGACGATGCGCGGCCGCAATCCGGACCTCAAGATCATCTTCGTCTCGGGCTATGCCGAAGATGCCTTCGAGAAGAGCCTGCCGGAGAACCAGCAATTCGCCTTCCTGCCGAAGCCGTTCACGCTGAGCCAGTTGGTGGCCGCGGTGAAGGAAACCATGACGCCGTCGTGA
- a CDS encoding LysR substrate-binding domain-containing protein, whose amino-acid sequence MSANLKNMDLNLLVIFEAIYSNNNISRASERLGMSQPAVSNALARLRHSLDDQLFIRSPKGVAPTTKARELIHPVREALGLIGRHLPSGASFDLLSYKRIFRVIVAEPLEPLIMPALVRAAVTEAPGISVECIQAHPKLFDDLRTGLLDLVCFSFPVDMTDIVYKPICRADLVVVSRRDHPHIAKPLDLATFGRLRHITLNRELRSLTFVDKSLAVTSTSREVAYMASKIWSMPPMIERTDLIGVLPRFFVNSISSNFDLDVHELPTEIPEQHFFMAWHIGANLDQGHIWLRESLMQAAREATGRNEG is encoded by the coding sequence ATGTCCGCAAATCTCAAGAACATGGACCTCAACCTTCTCGTTATTTTCGAGGCGATCTATTCCAACAACAACATCAGCCGGGCCTCCGAGCGTCTCGGCATGAGCCAGCCCGCGGTATCGAACGCGCTGGCGCGGCTGCGTCACTCGTTAGACGACCAGCTGTTTATTCGCAGCCCGAAAGGCGTCGCGCCGACAACGAAGGCGAGGGAGCTGATTCATCCGGTTCGGGAAGCGCTTGGCCTGATCGGCCGTCATCTTCCCTCCGGCGCCAGCTTCGACCTCTTGAGCTACAAGCGGATATTCCGGGTGATCGTCGCCGAGCCGCTGGAACCCCTGATCATGCCGGCGCTGGTTCGCGCTGCCGTCACCGAGGCGCCGGGGATATCAGTCGAATGCATCCAGGCCCATCCCAAGCTGTTCGACGACCTGCGCACGGGGCTGTTGGACCTGGTCTGCTTTTCATTCCCTGTCGATATGACCGATATCGTTTACAAGCCGATCTGCCGCGCCGATCTCGTCGTCGTCAGCCGCCGCGACCATCCGCATATCGCCAAGCCTCTTGATCTCGCGACCTTCGGCAGACTGCGGCACATCACGCTCAACCGCGAGCTGCGCAGCCTGACCTTTGTCGACAAGAGCCTGGCGGTCACGTCGACCTCGCGCGAGGTGGCCTATATGGCATCGAAGATCTGGTCGATGCCGCCGATGATCGAACGCACCGACCTGATCGGCGTGCTGCCGCGATTCTTCGTCAATTCGATTTCCTCGAATTTCGACCTCGACGTGCATGAACTGCCGACGGAGATACCCGAACAGCACTTCTTCATGGCCTGGCATATCGGTGCCAACCTCGACCAGGGACACATCTGGCTGCGGGAGTCCCTGATGCAGGCCGCGCGCGAGGCGACGGGACGGAACGAGGGGTAG
- a CDS encoding methyltransferase family protein, with protein MIAKWLLQNLIWVVALGALLFVSAGTLHWPAAWVFLATSAVIGIGFGWWLAKTDPALLAERMRPMMQKNQPAADKKFMLVFGVIALIWFLAIGFDKRMHASDIPVALQALGLAMLLLTTGFIMWVMRENSYAAPVVKVQTERGHRVVSTGPYAWVRHPMYSGTILFFVGVPLLLGSWWGVALSPLFVLLFAVRSGIEERALIAGLPGYADYTRRVRYRLVPGLW; from the coding sequence ATGATCGCAAAATGGCTGCTGCAGAACCTGATCTGGGTGGTCGCGCTGGGCGCGTTGTTGTTCGTGTCCGCGGGCACGCTGCACTGGCCGGCGGCCTGGGTGTTCCTGGCCACCAGCGCGGTCATCGGCATCGGCTTTGGTTGGTGGCTGGCCAAAACCGACCCGGCGTTGCTCGCCGAGCGGATGCGCCCGATGATGCAGAAGAATCAGCCTGCCGCCGACAAGAAATTCATGCTGGTGTTCGGCGTTATCGCCCTGATCTGGTTTCTTGCGATCGGATTCGACAAGCGCATGCATGCTTCCGATATTCCTGTCGCCCTGCAGGCGCTGGGACTGGCGATGCTGCTGCTGACCACCGGCTTCATCATGTGGGTGATGCGCGAGAATTCATACGCGGCCCCCGTGGTCAAGGTGCAGACCGAGCGCGGTCACCGCGTGGTCAGCACTGGACCTTACGCCTGGGTGCGGCATCCCATGTACAGCGGCACCATATTGTTTTTCGTCGGCGTGCCGCTGCTCCTGGGCTCCTGGTGGGGCGTGGCGCTATCGCCGCTGTTCGTCCTCCTGTTTGCCGTTCGCTCCGGCATCGAGGAACGCGCGCTGATCGCGGGCCTGCCAGGCTATGCCGACTACACCAGGCGGGTGCGCTATCGTCTGGTGCCCGGACTTTGGTGA